Proteins encoded within one genomic window of Oncorhynchus mykiss isolate Arlee chromosome 27, USDA_OmykA_1.1, whole genome shotgun sequence:
- the zgc:110333 gene encoding claudin-8: MDRSYMGSATAYSVYGKPPQSYFDPAYDEKAAKSYMDSVYEEKKRVEKKARSEAVCCEVVALVFGFVGLIGVSAVTGLPMWKVTAFIQENIIVMETRWEGLWMNCYRQANIRMQCKVYDSLLFLPAELQAARGLMCSSVAVSAIALILSAVGMKCTKVVDHRPRTKHIVLVTGGCLFLVGCVTTIIPISWTANVIIRDFYNPLLIDAQRRELGEALYIGWVTSALLFVAGVILLCRHAPRVGDDEMERMVNGPGYIYQPGVNYQPGVNYQPGSAYAYQPYSYQPNYSAPPGSVVYAPNQYM, encoded by the coding sequence ATGGACCGGTCCTACATGGGCAGTGCCACTGCTTACAGTGTCTACGGGAAGCCGCCTCAGTCCTACTTTGACCCGGCCTACGACGAGAAAGCAGCAAAGTCGTACATGGACTCAGTGTacgaggagaagaagagagtagAGAAGAAGGCTCGCTCCGAGGCCGTCTGCTGCGAGGTCGTGGCGCTGGTCTTCGGATTCGTCGGCCTGATCGGTGTCTCCGCGGTGACCGGCTTGCCCATGTGGAAGGTGACGGCATTTATTCAGGAGAACATCATCGTCATGGAGACGCGCTGGGAGGGCCTGTGGATGAACTGCTATAGACAAGCCAACATCAGGATGCAGTGTAAAGTGTACGACTCTCTGCTGTTCCTCCCTGCGGAGCTGCAGGCTGCCAGAGGCCTCATGTGCTCCTCCGTAGCTGTATCCGCCATCGCCCTGATCCTCTCTGCCGTGGGGATGAAGTGTACCAAGGTGGTGGACCACCGGCCTCGTACCAAACACATCGTCCTGGTGACCGGGGGATGCCTGTTCCTCGTGGGTTGTGTCACCACCATCATCCCAATCTCCTGGACGGCCAACGTGATCATCCGTGACTTCTACAACCCTCTGCTGATCGACGCCCAGCGCAGGGAGCTGGGAGAGGCGCTCTACATTGGATGGGTGACCTCGGCTCTGCTGTTTGTGGCTGGGGTCATACTGCTGTGTCGCCACGCACCCCGGGTAGGAGACGATGAGATGGAGAGGATGGTCAACGGGCCTGGATACATCTACCAGCCTGGAGTGAACTACCAGCCTGGAGTGAACTACCAGCCTGGTTCAGCATACGCGTACCAGCCGTATTCCTACCAACCCAACTACTCAGCTCCACCCGGATCTGTGGTCTACGCTCCTAACCAGTACATGTGA